The genomic DNA GCGAACGGAGGCTGCAGTCGGGCCCTTGTCGGTGTACCCGAATCCGGCGCCTTTATTCATGCCGACGCCAGCGATGTCGAGGTGGACCCAGGGGATGCGAGGAGCATCCGCTTCTTCAGACACGCGACCCACGAAACGCCGTAAGAAAAGGCCCGCGAACATCGATCCTCCGGCGGGATCCCCAATTTTCGCATTCTGCATATCGGCGATGGGGGAGTCGAGTTCGTCTTCCATGTGCGCGGGAAGCGGCAGCTGCCACGCAAGTTCGCCGACTTCGTTCGCGGTCCGGAGGTACTCGCTGACTGCCTCATCATCACCCATAACGCCGGTGTGCCGTGTGCCGAGGGCAACGGTGACCGCGCCTGTGAGCGTCGCAACATCGATGATCAAGTCGGGATTTTCGCGGCTAGCCGCAACGAGACCGTCGGCGAGCACGAGTCTGCCTTCGGCGTCCGTGTTGAGGACTTCCACAGTGGTGCCGTCGAGCATCCGCAGCACATCTCCCGGCCGTGTAGCGCGGCCCGAGGGCATGTTGTCTGCAATGCACAACCAAGCGGTGACATGAACGGGCAGTTCGAGAGTGGCGGCGGCACGCAATACGGCGAGAGCTGTGGCCGCGCCACACATGTCGTACTTCATACCGACCATCGATCCCGCTGGTTTCAGTGAGAGGCCGCCGGTGTCGAAAGTGATTCCTTTGCCCACGAGAGCGACGTGACGCTCTGCGTTGGAGGGTGCGTAGTCAAGCCTGACCAAACGCGGCGGGCGATCCGATCCCTGGCCGACGCCAAGGATTCCGCCATAGCCGTGCGCCGAAAGCTCTGCCTCGTCAAGAACTGTCACCTCGACGCCAAGTCCGTCAACTTCGGCGATCGCACGCTGGGCAAAATCTGCCGGGCCCAGCCACTCAGCCGGGATCGACACGAGGTCCTTGACGAGAGCGGATGCAGATGCGACCGCTTCCGCCGTTCGAAGAGCCTTTTCGGACTCCGGGCCGCCATCAGTTTGGATGATTACGCGCGAGGCGCGCCGGGTGGCGCCGCCCTTCTTGTATCCCTCGAAACGGTATCCGCCGAGCGCTGCGCCTTCCGCTGCGGCACTCCAGAACTCAGGCGCGCCAGGAAGAGAAATCGCGACGGTATTGAACCCTGTGAGGAGTCGTACTCCGGCTCCGACTGAATTTCGGATGCCGTTCGCCCCTGGCGCGGGACCGGTACCGACGACGGCCAGCGGCAGCGTCGTGGTCTCCGGTGCGTAAATCCGCGTGAGAGCGCCCGGGGCGCCAGTGAAACCCACGGCTTTCAACGCTTCAGCGACACCGGCGAATGAGGTCAGATCAGGAGCATCGACCGCATCTAGCGGCGGGAGGGCGAGAAGAATCGCGTCGGCTTCGGCGGGGGACGATGGCAGAGCGCTGCTGAGCGCGAGCTCGGGAAACGGCATACAACCATCCTAGGTTCGTGTCTCGGGTAGGGCGCGAAAGGCGGACCTACAGGGCGCGTCGGATCGTAGAGTGGAACTATGTCCCTTTCCGCCTCTTTGTTCGAGAGCCCTGAGCCTTCACCGCACGTGCCACAGGGCCTTCCGCTTGTCATTGCATTGACGGGGTTCACTGATGCAGGTGGAACTGTCTCGCAACTCGTGGATTATCTTCGTGGCGAACTAGGTCACGAAGTGATCGCGTCTTATCGCAACGATGTTTTGCTGGATTACCGGGCTCGCCGCCCACTTATCTCGTTCGATTCCGATCACCTCACGGCGTACATCCCACCACGCCTCGAGCTCAGCACCGCCCACGATTCGCTGGGGCAACCGTTTCTGCTGCTCGCCGGTTACGAACCCGACTTCGGGTGGGAGGCGTTTGTTCAGTCGGTACTGACGTTTGCAGAAAGATATGGGGTGTCCCACGTGACATGGGTACACGCCATACCGATGCCGGTCCCGCACACGCGTCCACTGGGAACAACAGTTTCTGGCACACGTAAGGATCTGGCCGAAGCACATTCCGTCTGGAAACCGCACACGCAGATTCCAGCCACCGTCGGCCATCTCATCGAATATCGATTCGCTCAGCAGGGCGACAAAGTCGCGGGTTTCGCCCTCCTCGTCCCGCACTACTTGGGCGACACCGAATATCCGGGAGCAACACTCGCTGCTCTTGACAGCATCACGGTCGCGACAGACCTGGTGTTCGCCGTCGACGATCTACGAGAAGAGAACCGCGAGTACCTCGAAAAAGTCTCGGAACAAGTTGCGGGCAGCGAAGAACTCACAAGAATGCTTGAGAATCTCGAAGAGCGCCATGACGCCTACATGGCCGGTTCGACCCTCGGAACTCCCATCCTTCATGCCGGCGATCTGCCCAGTGCTGATGAACTTGCTGCGGAACTAGAGCGTTTTCTTGCGAATCATCCTGGTGACGACGACAAGCGAAACCCGCTGCAGTAGGCACGTAAGGAATGTCGGCGGGCATCTGTGCGTTGTGCCTTGCAGAGAATGACTCATCGTGTCAAGAGCGCGATGACAATGTGAGACAATGGACTTCTTGACCCGTTGTCACGGGGTCTACCGATAGTTTTTTGGTAGTCCGAGTTGACAAGGGTCTTACTAGTGTCCGAAAACTACCGGATGTGTGAAGATCGCTCCCGGTGAAAGGCGAACCGTGACCGCAGGCACGAAGACGAGTACCCGCTCCACCACGAAGAAGGACACCGAAAACGAGGCTGTGGAGCCCGAGACTGAAACCACCAGCGCGGCGAAGAAGCCTGCTGCCGGTGCGACCGCTAAGAAGGCTGCCGCAGCCAAGGCTGCCCCGAAGCGCAAGACCAAGGCAACAGCCAAAGACGATGATGAGTCGGTTGACAGCGAAGAGGAACTCGATTCTGCGGCCGAGGCCGGGGATGACAGCGCTGCGAAGAAGTCGACAGCTAAAGCCGACAGCAGTGAAGATGACGACGACGAGGATGCGCCGGCAAAGCCCGCATTCACCGAGGCGCTCCCCACCGGCGCGATCGTAATCTCGACCAGCGACGAAGATGACGCGCCGGTCTATTCGACTCAGATCACCGGCGCAACAGCTGACCCTGTCAAGGACTACCTGAAGCAAATCGGTAAGGTCCCACTGCTGAACGCGGCCGAAGAGGTCGAGTTGGCAATGCGAATCGAAGCTGGCCTCTTTGCTGAAGAAAAGCTTTCGGCGATGTCGGCGGCAGAGAAGTCGGCGCAGCTGGGTCTCGACTTGCAGTGGGTTGCGCGCGATGGACAGCGCGCGAAGTCGCACCTTCTGGGGGCGAACCTTCGCCTCGTTGTGTCTCTCGCGAAGCGCTACACCGGTCGCGGAATGCAGTTCCTCGACCTCATCCAAGAGGGAAACCTCGGTTTGATTCGCGCTGTGGAGAAGTTCGACTACACCAAGGGCTTCAAGTTCTCGACGTACGCCACCTGGTGGATTCGTCAGGCGATCACGCGCGCAATGGCCGATCAGGCTCGCACGATCCGCATCCCGGTACACATGGTTGAGGTCATCAATAAGCTTGCTCGTGTGCAGCGCCAAATGCTCCAGGACCTCGGGCGCGAACCCACTCCTGAAGAACTCAGTCGCGAACTGGATATGACACCCGAGAAGGTCGTCGAAGTTCAGAAGTATGGGCGTGAGCCTATTTCACTGCACACGCCTCTCGGAGAAGACGGCGACAGCGAGTTCGGTGACCTGATTGAGGACACCGAAGCTGTTGTTCCTGCGGATGCCGTCGGCTTCACGATGTTGCAGCGGCAGCTCGAGTCGCTGCTCGATTCGCTGTCGGAGCGCGAGGCGGGTGTGATCCGCATGCGATTCGGACTCGGCGATGGTCAGCCGAAGACACTCGACCAGATTGGTGACACGTTCGGTGTCACGCGCGAACGAATTCGCCAGATCGAGTCGAAGACGATGGCGAAACTTCGTCACCCCTCGCGTTCGCAGTCTCTCCGGGATTACCTCGAGTGATCGGCGACGCAAACGAGGGCAAAGCTCTCACTGTCCAAATTGACGGTGAGAGCTTTGCCCGAATCCCGATTCGTACGCGAGTCGTCATGCCCGGTGATGACCTGGATGGTTTCATCTCCGAGTACGCGAAGAGCGCGGTGCGCTCGGGAGACCT from Microbacterium endophyticum includes the following:
- a CDS encoding leucyl aminopeptidase, whose protein sequence is MPFPELALSSALPSSPAEADAILLALPPLDAVDAPDLTSFAGVAEALKAVGFTGAPGALTRIYAPETTTLPLAVVGTGPAPGANGIRNSVGAGVRLLTGFNTVAISLPGAPEFWSAAAEGAALGGYRFEGYKKGGATRRASRVIIQTDGGPESEKALRTAEAVASASALVKDLVSIPAEWLGPADFAQRAIAEVDGLGVEVTVLDEAELSAHGYGGILGVGQGSDRPPRLVRLDYAPSNAERHVALVGKGITFDTGGLSLKPAGSMVGMKYDMCGAATALAVLRAAATLELPVHVTAWLCIADNMPSGRATRPGDVLRMLDGTTVEVLNTDAEGRLVLADGLVAASRENPDLIIDVATLTGAVTVALGTRHTGVMGDDEAVSEYLRTANEVGELAWQLPLPAHMEDELDSPIADMQNAKIGDPAGGSMFAGLFLRRFVGRVSEEADAPRIPWVHLDIAGVGMNKGAGFGYTDKGPTAASVRSLVALLAGGR
- a CDS encoding proteasome assembly chaperone family protein; the encoded protein is MSLSASLFESPEPSPHVPQGLPLVIALTGFTDAGGTVSQLVDYLRGELGHEVIASYRNDVLLDYRARRPLISFDSDHLTAYIPPRLELSTAHDSLGQPFLLLAGYEPDFGWEAFVQSVLTFAERYGVSHVTWVHAIPMPVPHTRPLGTTVSGTRKDLAEAHSVWKPHTQIPATVGHLIEYRFAQQGDKVAGFALLVPHYLGDTEYPGATLAALDSITVATDLVFAVDDLREENREYLEKVSEQVAGSEELTRMLENLEERHDAYMAGSTLGTPILHAGDLPSADELAAELERFLANHPGDDDKRNPLQ
- a CDS encoding RNA polymerase sigma factor, with product MTAGTKTSTRSTTKKDTENEAVEPETETTSAAKKPAAGATAKKAAAAKAAPKRKTKATAKDDDESVDSEEELDSAAEAGDDSAAKKSTAKADSSEDDDDEDAPAKPAFTEALPTGAIVISTSDEDDAPVYSTQITGATADPVKDYLKQIGKVPLLNAAEEVELAMRIEAGLFAEEKLSAMSAAEKSAQLGLDLQWVARDGQRAKSHLLGANLRLVVSLAKRYTGRGMQFLDLIQEGNLGLIRAVEKFDYTKGFKFSTYATWWIRQAITRAMADQARTIRIPVHMVEVINKLARVQRQMLQDLGREPTPEELSRELDMTPEKVVEVQKYGREPISLHTPLGEDGDSEFGDLIEDTEAVVPADAVGFTMLQRQLESLLDSLSEREAGVIRMRFGLGDGQPKTLDQIGDTFGVTRERIRQIESKTMAKLRHPSRSQSLRDYLE